Part of the Prosthecobacter debontii genome is shown below.
CTGGATTTGGCGGCTTATCCATTTTCACAGGAATGGCTAACTTTTGGTCGCTAAACGAAGAGTTTGTTGCCCAAAAGTCGGTCAATGCGCGCTTAGCGATGGATTTTGACACACTCGATGGATATTTCCAACTTCAAAGATATTCGAGTGAGGGGCAGAATATCACGGACGGAAAGGAATTTGCCGAATCGCTCATTGCGAGACTGAAAACGGATTTCTGTCTGACCCTTTTTGGCCGATTGGCTCAGAGTGATGCACCGTTACTAAAGTGGTTTGCGCAATCCAAATGAGCTTCACCGAATCCAACACAGTCGAGCAGATGATCCTCGACGCCGCGACCAGCCTCGGCAGTTCCGTGCTGCGCGAGGACCAACACAGTACTATGAACTCTTGAGCGATACCAATTATGGCCACCACAAAGCGAACCAAGAGAATTTTTATCAGCCATGCTCATGCTGATAAGCCCCTCGTGGATGCATTGGTGGATTTGATCGAAACGGGAATGGGAATCCCTTCGACAAACATCTTTTGCACTGCACTCGAGGGGCTTGGAATCCCCTCAGGTGCAAGTTTCATTGACTACATCAAGCAGCAGATCCGGAGGCCTGATGTTGTGTTACTTTTGATCACTGAGAATTATCTCAAGCGTCCATTCTGTTTGGCGGAAATGGGAGCAGCATGGGCGATGTCGCACAGGGTCATACCGCTCCTTTCTGGTAGAATGAGTCCGGGCGACGTAGGGGGTGTTTTGGGAGCAACCCAAATCCTCAAGGTTGATCAGGACAGCGGGCTGAATCAGTTTTTTCAGGAACTGACGACAGCACTGCGCGTCTCAATATCTAACGTTCCTCGTTGGGAGGCAAAAAAACAGCAGTTCTTGGCTCTAGTCGGTAGTCTTCAGCCGAAGGCAACATTGCCAGCACCCGAAAAGACGACGGTGAGCGGCGAATCTGAGTTGCCGCTCGCGCATCATATTGAAGGTATTTGGAGAGCTGAATTTCATTACACTGATGGAAGCGAATACCGGGAGATAATTGAGATTCGCCGAGAAAGTAGGAATGAATTTACTGGTCGGATTGTGCCAAGCCTCGACAACTGCCCCCACACAGCCTCAATTGATCACAACCGCACGAAGCGTATCCACGCAAGCCTCAGCGGAACTGATATGCTGACTGGTGTATGGTATCAGCCTGCACGTCCTCTGACACATGGAGCATTCCAACTTAAAGTGTCTCAAGAGGACGACTCGCTTTTGGGAGGATGGTTGATGTTTAGCGATAACAAAGGTATTCCGGTTTCCGATCGGTGGAACTGGTATCGGCATGTGGTTGGCGCTAACTCAAGGTTTGGCGTGTATGGTGTCACGGGTGCCGGGAAAACGACGCTCTGTGAACACCTTCAACAACGGGTCATGAACTGCCGATTCTTTTCAGAGTCAGGAGTGATTGGCGACTATATGAAGCGGTTTCATGAAGAGTCCTTGGAGGAGTTTAAGCTTCGGTCAGAGGCAGGACGGATGGAAGGCCGCCAAAAAGCGTTTCGATTCCATGCAGAGCGAATCAAAAACTCCTGCGGGGTATTTGTGGGGGATGCCCACTATTCATTTCCAGCTGAGAGACTGGGGAGTCTCGTGCAACCCCACCCTGATTCTCGCAATGGCATCCAGCCTGTGATGCCGGATGCCGCGTGGGAGATATATCAAGCTATCATCTATCTCGATACGCCTGCCAGCATTGTTAAACAGAGGCTTCAAAAGCAGGCTCAACAGACAGGACGAAATGAATGGGCCTCGAAGCTAGGCGTCCATGAGATACAAGACTGGATCGACTACGAGAAAGAGATGCTGTCCAGGCAATGTGCTCTACGGGGGAAGCCGTTTTATGTTCTCTCCGGTGACGGGGCAGCCGCTGAAATAGCATCGCAAGCGTCCGTCTTCGTTGAGCAATTCAAACCCACCGCCTATTAGGCATGTCCACGGACTCCAACACTGTCGAAAATAAGGTCATCGACACCGCGACCAGTCTCGGCAGCGGCGAGGATATTTTGGATCAGGACGTTGCCGCTCGCCAGCAACTTTTTCTGGCACGGACTTTGTTGATTCAGACCATTTGTCTCAACAATGAACAGTCTGCACATAAATATTTGCTCTCGATTCTTACTGATCCACTAAACGATCAACTGAACCGAGGATTTCATTTGGTACATTATGCCTCTGGAGTGCCCCGAAGTTTGAGCCAGTTTTTATGAGAGTCTGAGTCTGGC
Proteins encoded:
- a CDS encoding TIR domain-containing protein, coding for MATTKRTKRIFISHAHADKPLVDALVDLIETGMGIPSTNIFCTALEGLGIPSGASFIDYIKQQIRRPDVVLLLITENYLKRPFCLAEMGAAWAMSHRVIPLLSGRMSPGDVGGVLGATQILKVDQDSGLNQFFQELTTALRVSISNVPRWEAKKQQFLALVGSLQPKATLPAPEKTTVSGESELPLAHHIEGIWRAEFHYTDGSEYREIIEIRRESRNEFTGRIVPSLDNCPHTASIDHNRTKRIHASLSGTDMLTGVWYQPARPLTHGAFQLKVSQEDDSLLGGWLMFSDNKGIPVSDRWNWYRHVVGANSRFGVYGVTGAGKTTLCEHLQQRVMNCRFFSESGVIGDYMKRFHEESLEEFKLRSEAGRMEGRQKAFRFHAERIKNSCGVFVGDAHYSFPAERLGSLVQPHPDSRNGIQPVMPDAAWEIYQAIIYLDTPASIVKQRLQKQAQQTGRNEWASKLGVHEIQDWIDYEKEMLSRQCALRGKPFYVLSGDGAAAEIASQASVFVEQFKPTAY